A stretch of Flexivirga aerilata DNA encodes these proteins:
- a CDS encoding MaoC family dehydratase, translating into MRTFNGIEELQAAVGEHLGYSEWHEITQEQVNLFADATGDHQWIHVDVERAKEGPFGGTIAHGYLTLSMIPMLSWEVYALEGVKMGINYGSNKVRFPTPVPVGSRVRGGLELQSVEPSSLGFTVTMKVTIEIDGQDKPACVAETLSVVVP; encoded by the coding sequence ATGCGCACCTTCAACGGAATCGAGGAGTTGCAGGCCGCAGTCGGCGAGCACCTCGGCTACAGCGAGTGGCACGAGATCACCCAGGAGCAGGTCAACCTCTTCGCGGATGCGACCGGTGACCACCAGTGGATCCACGTAGACGTCGAGCGGGCCAAGGAGGGACCGTTCGGCGGCACGATCGCGCACGGTTACCTGACCCTGTCGATGATCCCGATGCTGTCGTGGGAGGTCTACGCGCTCGAGGGCGTGAAGATGGGGATCAACTACGGCTCCAACAAGGTTCGCTTCCCGACGCCGGTGCCGGTCGGCTCCCGCGTGCGCGGCGGCCTGGAGCTGCAGTCGGTCGAGCCGTCCTCACTCGGCTTCACCGTGACGATGAAGGTCACCATCGAGATCGACGGCCAGGACAAGCCGGCGTGTGTCGCGGAGACACTGTCGGTCGTGGTGCCGTGA
- a CDS encoding NADPH:quinone oxidoreductase family protein, with product MKAWQVQELGDPGDVLQQIELDAPDPGAGQVQVQVRSAALNFPDVLMCQGLYQVRPDLPFTPGVELCGEVTALGEGVERVQVGDRLMGASAIPAGGFAEFALMPATNFKAPESLDDDAAAVLMIAYQTAWAALYRRAELKPGETVLVQSAAGGVGSAAVQLAKIGGNTVIAIVGGAEKAAAAKALGADVVIDRTTEDVVARVKEATGGKGADVIFDPVGGDAYDLLTKCVAFEGRIVLVGFAGGRIQAPPLNHALIKNYSILGLHWGYYNVKRPAVIVEGNEFLTSLADAGRITPLISRRLSFGELPDGLEQLAAGKTIGRLVWHPNP from the coding sequence ATGAAGGCGTGGCAGGTGCAGGAGCTCGGCGACCCGGGCGACGTGCTGCAACAGATCGAGCTCGACGCGCCCGACCCCGGCGCCGGTCAGGTGCAGGTGCAGGTGCGCTCCGCCGCGCTCAACTTCCCCGACGTGCTGATGTGCCAGGGGCTCTACCAGGTGCGCCCCGACCTGCCCTTCACGCCCGGCGTCGAGTTGTGCGGTGAGGTGACCGCTCTCGGCGAGGGCGTCGAGCGCGTGCAGGTCGGCGATCGGCTGATGGGCGCATCGGCAATCCCCGCAGGCGGATTCGCCGAGTTTGCGCTGATGCCCGCGACCAACTTCAAGGCTCCGGAGTCGCTCGACGACGACGCCGCGGCGGTGCTGATGATCGCCTATCAGACCGCCTGGGCCGCGCTCTACCGGCGCGCCGAGCTCAAGCCGGGCGAGACCGTGCTGGTCCAGTCGGCGGCGGGGGGTGTCGGCTCCGCTGCCGTGCAACTCGCCAAGATCGGCGGCAACACCGTGATCGCGATCGTCGGCGGAGCCGAAAAGGCAGCGGCGGCAAAGGCACTCGGCGCCGACGTCGTGATCGACCGCACCACCGAGGACGTCGTCGCGCGAGTGAAGGAGGCGACCGGCGGCAAGGGCGCCGACGTCATCTTCGACCCGGTCGGTGGCGACGCCTACGACCTGCTGACCAAGTGCGTCGCGTTCGAGGGACGCATCGTGCTGGTCGGCTTCGCCGGTGGCCGCATCCAGGCGCCACCGCTCAATCACGCTCTGATCAAGAACTATTCGATCCTCGGGCTGCACTGGGGCTACTACAACGTCAAGCGCCCCGCGGTCATCGTCGAGGGCAACGAGTTTCTGACCAGCCTGGCCGACGCCGGCAGGATCACGCCGCTCATCAGCCGGCGGCTGTCCTTCGGCGAACTGCCCGACGGACTGGAGCAACTCGCCGCCGGCAAGACCATCGGCCGTCTCGTGTGGCACCCGAACCCCTGA
- a CDS encoding SDR family NAD(P)-dependent oxidoreductase, which yields MTEWTDRTVVVTGAARGIGAAIAQRLTDEGSRVVVTDVLPDELTETAEAIGAHPVTADIGTEDGVRSVVDQARAHFGGDIDVWVGNAGVARGEGLESSEAEWSSSWEINVLAHVRAARLLIPGWLERGHGRFVVTASAAGLLTILGQPTYAVTKHGAEAFAEWLAATYGHRGIDVHAICPQGVRTDMYPGPNDGALAAVIGHDGALQPADVADALVKAVAAEEFLVLPHPEVKDYFAFRASNTDKWLGGMQRLQARVDQLGADEK from the coding sequence GTGACCGAATGGACCGATCGCACGGTCGTGGTGACCGGTGCTGCGCGCGGCATCGGAGCCGCCATCGCGCAGCGGCTGACCGACGAGGGCAGCCGGGTCGTGGTGACCGACGTGCTGCCGGACGAACTGACAGAGACCGCCGAGGCGATCGGGGCGCATCCGGTGACCGCGGACATCGGCACCGAGGACGGCGTGCGGTCGGTCGTCGACCAGGCGCGCGCGCACTTCGGCGGGGACATCGACGTCTGGGTCGGCAACGCCGGCGTCGCGCGCGGCGAAGGCCTGGAAAGCTCCGAGGCCGAGTGGTCGTCGTCGTGGGAGATCAACGTGCTGGCGCACGTGCGCGCCGCACGGCTGCTCATCCCCGGCTGGCTCGAGCGTGGCCACGGCCGCTTCGTGGTCACCGCGTCCGCCGCCGGGCTGCTCACCATCCTCGGCCAGCCGACGTATGCCGTCACCAAGCACGGTGCCGAGGCGTTCGCCGAGTGGCTCGCCGCGACCTACGGCCACCGCGGCATCGACGTGCACGCGATCTGCCCGCAGGGTGTGCGCACCGACATGTACCCCGGACCGAACGACGGCGCACTCGCCGCGGTGATCGGTCACGACGGTGCGCTGCAGCCGGCCGACGTCGCCGACGCACTGGTGAAAGCCGTTGCGGCCGAAGAGTTCTTGGTGCTGCCGCACCCGGAGGTCAAGGACTATTTCGCCTTCCGGGCGAGCAACACCGACAAATGGCTCGGCGGCATGCAGCGGTTGCAGGCGCGCGTGGACCAACTGGGAGCAGACGAGAAGTGA
- a CDS encoding TetR family transcriptional regulator, translated as MSLPAAESTRTKLLDAARDAFAAKGFHGTTTRDIAAAAGMSPAAVYVHHRTKESLLYAISLAGHEATLQSLRDARDGAEGPPAQLTAMVHTFVLGHTTAHTMARVVNYELAALTDEHRATIDGLRHAIQLLIREVLADGVATGDFDCAEIGMTTNAIMGMSIDVARWYVEDGDWSPERIAEHNAQMALRMAGHRE; from the coding sequence GTGTCCCTGCCGGCAGCGGAGTCGACCCGCACCAAGTTGCTCGACGCGGCGCGGGATGCCTTCGCGGCAAAGGGTTTTCACGGCACGACGACGCGCGACATCGCGGCCGCGGCCGGTATGTCGCCGGCTGCGGTCTACGTGCACCACCGCACCAAGGAGTCGCTGCTCTACGCCATCTCGCTCGCCGGCCACGAGGCGACGCTGCAGTCCCTGCGGGACGCCCGCGACGGTGCCGAGGGGCCGCCGGCGCAGCTGACCGCGATGGTGCACACGTTCGTCCTGGGACACACGACCGCACACACGATGGCCCGCGTGGTCAACTACGAGCTGGCCGCACTCACCGACGAGCACCGGGCCACGATCGATGGTCTCCGGCACGCCATCCAGCTGCTGATCCGCGAGGTCCTCGCCGACGGGGTTGCGACGGGAGACTTCGACTGCGCCGAGATCGGCATGACGACCAACGCGATCATGGGCATGTCGATCGACGTGGCGCGCTGGTATGTCGAGGACGGCGACTGGTCGCCGGAGCGCATCGCCGAGCACAACGCCCAGATGGCGTTGCGGATGGCCGGCCACCGGGAGTAG
- a CDS encoding serine hydrolase has translation MTLSWSAYAVSLTRPDAPPILDESADLVLKTASVGKLLLLGEVARRLESGVLQADRRVSKQGARFVRDSGLWHVLDQQDLTVLDACRLVGAVSDNLATNVLLDLVGLDAVRDFGASIGAPPMELLDYVSDVPRAQRGPGTPPTLSRASARSLVGFLTALHNGTVSPLVGEWMSLNTDLSMVAAAFLDDPLAHNAIGGDGAPPLRNKTGTDDGIRADVGIVGTGTGTGSGSGTGTGTDAVAYAVVANWQSDDADPGLAAVMTRMRAHGTMIRDVLH, from the coding sequence ATGACCCTCTCCTGGAGCGCGTATGCCGTCTCACTCACCCGACCCGACGCCCCGCCGATCCTGGACGAGTCGGCCGACCTGGTCCTGAAGACCGCGTCCGTCGGCAAGTTGCTGCTCCTCGGCGAGGTGGCGCGCCGGCTCGAATCCGGTGTGCTGCAAGCAGATCGGCGAGTGAGCAAGCAGGGTGCACGATTCGTGCGTGACTCCGGGTTGTGGCACGTGCTCGACCAACAGGACCTGACCGTTCTCGACGCGTGCCGGCTGGTCGGGGCGGTCAGCGACAACCTCGCCACCAACGTGCTGCTCGACCTGGTCGGTCTCGACGCCGTGCGGGACTTCGGTGCCTCGATCGGTGCGCCGCCCATGGAGTTGCTCGACTACGTCAGCGACGTCCCGCGCGCGCAGCGCGGGCCGGGCACGCCGCCGACGCTGTCGCGGGCGAGTGCCCGTTCGCTCGTCGGCTTCCTGACGGCGCTACACAACGGCACGGTGTCGCCGCTGGTGGGGGAGTGGATGTCGCTCAACACCGACCTGTCGATGGTGGCCGCGGCCTTCCTCGACGACCCGTTGGCGCACAACGCGATCGGCGGTGACGGCGCCCCTCCGCTGCGCAACAAGACCGGCACCGACGACGGGATCCGGGCGGACGTCGGGATCGTCGGCACGGGCACGGGCACCGGCAGTGGCTCCGGCACCGGCACCGGCACTGACGCGGTGGCCTACGCCGTCGTCGCCAACTGGCAGAGCGACGACGCCGACCCGGGACTGGCGGCCGTGATGACACGAATGCGCGCGCACGGCACCATGATTCGCGACGTGCTGCACTGA
- a CDS encoding VC0807 family protein gives MEQADTAKHAGAYGKDVRLAGLVTMLLWDIGLPVVAYYLARAAGMSTFNSLLVGTVVAGMRLLWVAWRTKQVDAFAGFMLFIFAAGTAASFLTGDPRFMLLKNAALTLVAGVVFLGSCRFGKPLTFAVATRLAGSAQDRADLHRGWAESADFRRKFVQLGLLWGIGLIVEALIRVAIIYLTSIDVAVAASVVVQLAAFAIMTVITISGIRQMREEADALA, from the coding sequence ATGGAGCAGGCCGACACCGCTAAGCACGCAGGCGCCTACGGCAAGGACGTGCGCCTCGCCGGGCTCGTGACGATGCTCCTCTGGGACATCGGCCTGCCGGTCGTGGCCTACTACCTGGCCAGGGCAGCCGGCATGTCGACCTTCAACTCGCTGCTCGTCGGCACGGTCGTTGCCGGCATGCGGCTGCTCTGGGTCGCGTGGCGCACCAAGCAGGTGGACGCATTCGCCGGCTTCATGCTCTTCATCTTCGCGGCCGGCACCGCCGCGTCGTTCCTCACCGGAGACCCGCGCTTCATGCTGCTGAAGAACGCCGCCCTCACGCTCGTGGCCGGTGTCGTCTTCCTCGGTTCGTGCCGCTTCGGCAAGCCACTCACCTTCGCCGTCGCGACGCGGCTGGCCGGCAGCGCGCAGGACCGGGCCGACCTGCACCGCGGGTGGGCCGAATCCGCTGATTTCCGGCGCAAGTTCGTGCAGTTGGGACTGCTCTGGGGCATCGGCCTGATCGTCGAGGCGCTGATCCGCGTCGCGATCATCTACCTCACCTCGATCGACGTCGCGGTCGCGGCGTCGGTCGTCGTGCAGCTCGCCGCCTTCGCGATCATGACCGTCATCACGATCTCCGGCATCCGGCAGATGCGCGAAGAGGCCGACGCTCTCGCGTGA
- the fabG gene encoding 3-oxoacyl-ACP reductase FabG translates to MTDSTPTRTAIVTGAARGIGAAVAERLAKDGNAVAVLDLDEGTCQAVVDRITQAGGKALAVGCDVSDEESVASAVDRVASELGAPTILVNNAGVLRDNLIFKMSADDWDTVMNVHLRGSFLMTRAAQKHMTEAKFGRVVNLSSTSALGNRGQVNYSAAKAGLQGFTKTLAIELGKFGVTANAIAPGFIVTDMTAATAERVGVDFDQFQELAAKEIPVQRVGRPEDIAAAASFFCSDDAGFVSGQVLYVAGGPRD, encoded by the coding sequence ATGACCGACAGCACCCCCACCCGCACCGCGATCGTCACCGGCGCGGCCCGCGGCATCGGCGCCGCCGTTGCCGAGCGACTTGCCAAGGACGGCAATGCCGTTGCCGTGCTCGACCTCGACGAAGGCACCTGCCAGGCGGTCGTCGACCGCATCACGCAGGCCGGTGGCAAGGCGCTGGCGGTCGGCTGCGACGTGAGCGACGAGGAGTCGGTCGCCTCGGCGGTCGACCGTGTCGCGAGCGAGCTCGGGGCACCGACGATCCTGGTCAACAACGCCGGTGTGCTGCGCGACAACCTCATCTTCAAGATGTCCGCCGACGACTGGGACACGGTGATGAACGTGCACCTGCGCGGCAGCTTCCTGATGACCCGCGCGGCGCAGAAGCACATGACCGAGGCGAAGTTCGGCCGGGTCGTCAACCTGTCAAGCACGTCGGCTCTGGGCAACCGCGGCCAGGTCAACTACTCCGCCGCCAAGGCCGGCCTGCAGGGCTTCACCAAGACGCTGGCGATCGAGCTCGGCAAGTTCGGCGTCACCGCCAACGCGATCGCCCCGGGCTTCATCGTCACCGACATGACCGCCGCGACCGCGGAGCGCGTGGGCGTCGACTTCGACCAGTTCCAGGAGCTGGCGGCAAAGGAGATCCCGGTGCAGCGCGTCGGCCGCCCCGAGGACATCGCCGCCGCCGCGTCGTTCTTCTGCAGCGACGACGCCGGCTTCGTCAGCGGCCAGGTGCTCTATGTCGCCGGCGGCCCGAGGGACTGA
- a CDS encoding TIGR03767 family metallophosphoesterase, with amino-acid sequence MPEISRRSLLIAGAGAAGAGVLGWGAPGTARAADTGARRAYSVRGTTLEQVATPVKTSGYSRLAAGPGYPLVVRTDLAAGTARRDDTRVALASFVQLTDLHVIDAQSPMRFEFLRTATGSAFRPHEALGTQGTSQLVRRINDIGRGPFSGRVFDCVVSTGDNTDNHETVELDWFLTLLNGGTVTPNTGDPKRWEGAQTSGNSFYYNPQDPAKDDYKDAGFPYLPGYFARATAAHTSPGLHTKWFSVFGNHDDSVEGTLPSDWGLLKAVYTGDFKFTGFSSGGADSALRAAVQGGATAILGMSSALRTGTKVTPDQRRKPFTPKEYMQAHLAAGATGAGPVGHGFTAENVATGNGYYTFEIAPGVTGIALDSTNRAGFTDGSLGHQQYTWLIDVLERGSSHYYDSFGRKVTKAGVQDSYFVVFSHHTSDSMGNLLIAPDRLEIRHSGPDVRGVLSRFPNVLAWVNGHTHDNRITARGHAVPERSWWEINTASHIDFPQHARIIDVCDNRDGTISLFTTLVESAAPYQASYGAGDAASLASLYREFSYNDLAMDPQRTGGAGDHNTELLLTKPGS; translated from the coding sequence ATGCCCGAGATCTCCCGTCGTTCGCTGCTCATCGCCGGAGCCGGGGCCGCCGGCGCAGGTGTGCTCGGCTGGGGCGCCCCTGGCACAGCGCGTGCCGCCGACACCGGCGCGCGCCGGGCCTACAGCGTGCGCGGCACCACCCTCGAGCAGGTCGCCACCCCGGTGAAGACGAGCGGCTACAGCCGGCTCGCGGCCGGCCCCGGCTACCCGCTCGTGGTGCGCACCGACCTGGCGGCCGGCACGGCGAGACGGGATGACACGCGGGTCGCGCTCGCGTCGTTCGTGCAGCTCACCGACCTGCACGTGATCGACGCCCAGTCGCCGATGCGGTTCGAATTTCTGCGCACCGCGACCGGATCGGCGTTCCGGCCGCACGAAGCACTCGGCACGCAGGGCACCAGCCAGCTGGTCCGCCGGATCAACGACATCGGCCGCGGACCGTTCTCCGGCCGCGTCTTCGACTGCGTGGTGTCGACCGGTGACAACACCGACAACCACGAGACCGTCGAGCTCGACTGGTTCCTCACCCTCCTGAACGGCGGCACCGTCACCCCCAACACCGGTGACCCGAAACGCTGGGAAGGCGCCCAGACCAGCGGCAACTCCTTCTACTACAACCCGCAGGATCCCGCGAAGGACGACTACAAGGACGCCGGGTTTCCTTACCTGCCAGGCTATTTCGCACGTGCCACGGCAGCTCACACGAGTCCGGGACTGCACACCAAGTGGTTCAGCGTCTTCGGCAACCACGACGACTCGGTCGAGGGCACGCTGCCGTCCGACTGGGGCCTGCTCAAGGCGGTCTACACCGGCGACTTCAAATTCACCGGCTTCTCCTCCGGCGGCGCCGACAGTGCCCTGCGGGCCGCGGTGCAGGGCGGCGCGACCGCGATCCTCGGCATGTCCTCGGCGCTCCGCACCGGCACCAAGGTGACTCCTGACCAGCGGCGAAAGCCGTTCACTCCCAAGGAATACATGCAGGCTCACCTCGCCGCGGGTGCGACCGGCGCCGGGCCGGTCGGGCACGGCTTCACCGCGGAGAACGTCGCGACCGGCAACGGCTACTACACCTTCGAGATCGCCCCTGGTGTCACCGGCATCGCCCTCGACTCGACCAACCGTGCCGGCTTCACCGACGGCTCGCTGGGGCATCAGCAGTACACCTGGCTGATCGACGTCCTCGAGCGCGGGTCGAGCCACTACTACGACAGCTTCGGCCGGAAGGTGACCAAGGCCGGAGTGCAGGACAGCTACTTCGTGGTGTTCAGCCACCACACGTCGGACAGCATGGGCAACCTGCTGATCGCCCCGGACCGCCTGGAGATCCGGCACTCCGGCCCGGACGTGCGCGGGGTGCTGTCCCGCTTCCCGAACGTCCTGGCCTGGGTCAACGGGCACACCCACGACAACCGGATCACCGCCCGCGGGCACGCGGTGCCGGAGCGGAGCTGGTGGGAGATCAACACCGCCTCGCACATCGACTTCCCGCAGCACGCGCGCATCATCGACGTCTGCGACAACCGCGACGGCACGATCTCGCTGTTCACCACGCTGGTCGAGTCGGCCGCTCCCTACCAGGCGTCGTATGGCGCAGGCGACGCCGCGTCACTGGCGTCGCTCTACCGGGAGTTCTCCTACAACGACCTGGCGATGGACCCTCAGCGGACCGGCGGTGCGGGGGACCACAACACCGAGCTCCTGCTCACCAAGCCCGGCAGCTGA
- a CDS encoding AAA family ATPase, translating into MSSPLAPTGPIFGRAAEVDDLAALLGDRGKSSVTLLGGDAGVGKTRLVAEVAQRCRDLGGRVLLGHCLDLGDSAGPYLPLSEMLRRLRQEEPERYADAAAGLAGLRPGGTTNPTEVFDAVASFLEQLAGDGPQLVVVEDVHWADRATRELLTYLFTRGLPDGVHLLATYRADDLHRRHPLRPQLAEWSRLPTVRRTGLQPLPPAAAEELVRHLRPQLGDVQTAAIVDRAGGNPFFTEELVAASGETVGAAGLPAELADLLLVRVDSLGDDVRQVLRAASVAGRSVRHTTLAQLAGIDAPRLETALRAALDGQVLVTTDDECYAFRHALQSEALYDDLLPGERVRLHSKLADLWADRDEPAAAAAVALHAERAGRVELAIEASVRAGEVAMGTAAPSNAVPHFERALSLASQHPELAGAVPVDLPQRTAEALLRSGDPHRAASLMRDALHEHSGPLPERAELVRLLASALLFTDLPQLPIAAFDEAVTWVDDPEHAAVHAALLALKGRTLMSEERYAEATVVVDDALTIARQGDSAAVVIDLMTTRAKLDGLTGDYTGAVAGLEANRQKARAHHDVQGELRALHQLAGLQSRAGQHQAAYDTYALATRRADEGHASGDTHALSSRTFGAVLAAKRGDWAVANALLELDFPVSPMFEAGFDVVRMQLALMRGDTATARAAFPAVRAVWTQDMFLLVNAGPAMVEVFGAEGDPAAAVRMYDETLATARDVWKLHVFDAQLHLTAVLLQVLADVVRANPGARSQWQPAADAGLAVLEGVVADRGTDQVLGLESRAWLARARAELLRFAWAGVGAPDGALIDQFRSAAALFDECGFPYDRAACEIQLARALFAAGDRAQARDVASRVADTGRALGAPQVIAAARVEVSGPRSAADGALTGREAEVLRLVAEGRTNGQIAAELFISPKTASVHVSNILAKLGAATRTEAADLARQQGLLG; encoded by the coding sequence GTGTCCTCCCCGCTCGCGCCGACCGGGCCGATCTTCGGTCGTGCCGCCGAGGTCGACGACCTCGCGGCGCTGCTGGGCGATCGCGGGAAGTCGTCGGTGACGCTGCTCGGCGGCGACGCCGGGGTCGGCAAGACCCGCCTGGTCGCCGAGGTGGCGCAGCGCTGCCGCGACCTCGGGGGACGCGTGCTGCTCGGCCACTGCCTGGATCTCGGCGACAGCGCCGGCCCCTACCTGCCGCTCAGCGAAATGCTGCGGCGGCTGCGCCAGGAGGAGCCCGAGCGCTACGCCGATGCCGCCGCCGGCCTCGCGGGACTGCGGCCCGGCGGCACGACCAACCCGACCGAGGTCTTCGACGCGGTCGCGAGCTTCCTCGAGCAACTGGCCGGCGACGGGCCGCAGCTCGTCGTCGTCGAGGACGTGCACTGGGCCGACCGGGCGACCCGCGAGCTGCTCACCTACCTCTTCACCCGCGGTCTGCCCGACGGCGTGCACCTGCTCGCGACCTACCGCGCCGACGACCTGCACCGGCGGCACCCGCTGCGACCGCAGCTCGCGGAGTGGTCGCGGCTGCCGACCGTGCGCCGCACCGGCCTGCAACCGCTGCCGCCCGCCGCTGCCGAGGAGCTGGTGCGCCACCTGCGACCGCAACTCGGTGACGTGCAGACCGCGGCGATCGTCGACCGGGCCGGCGGCAACCCCTTCTTCACCGAGGAGCTCGTCGCGGCGTCCGGCGAGACCGTCGGCGCGGCGGGTCTGCCGGCCGAGCTCGCGGATCTGCTTCTGGTGCGGGTCGATTCGCTCGGCGACGACGTGCGGCAGGTGTTGCGCGCGGCATCCGTGGCCGGGCGTTCGGTGCGTCATACGACATTGGCGCAGCTGGCCGGCATCGACGCGCCACGGCTCGAGACCGCGCTGCGGGCCGCGTTGGACGGGCAGGTGCTGGTCACCACCGACGACGAGTGCTACGCGTTCCGGCACGCGCTGCAGTCCGAGGCGCTCTATGACGACCTGCTGCCCGGTGAGCGGGTGCGTCTGCACAGCAAGCTGGCCGACCTCTGGGCCGATCGCGACGAGCCCGCAGCGGCGGCCGCGGTGGCCCTGCACGCCGAGCGCGCCGGCCGGGTCGAGCTCGCGATCGAGGCGTCGGTGCGGGCCGGCGAGGTGGCGATGGGCACGGCGGCGCCGTCCAACGCCGTGCCGCACTTCGAGCGCGCCCTGTCGCTCGCCAGTCAGCACCCGGAGCTGGCGGGCGCCGTCCCGGTCGACCTTCCGCAGCGCACCGCGGAGGCGTTGCTGCGCAGCGGTGACCCGCACCGCGCGGCGAGCCTGATGCGGGACGCGCTCCACGAGCACTCCGGGCCGTTGCCCGAGCGCGCCGAGCTGGTGCGACTGCTTGCCTCCGCGCTGCTCTTCACCGATCTGCCGCAGCTGCCGATCGCCGCCTTCGACGAGGCGGTCACCTGGGTGGACGACCCCGAGCATGCCGCCGTGCACGCCGCGCTGCTGGCCCTCAAGGGCCGGACGCTGATGTCCGAGGAGCGCTATGCCGAGGCGACCGTCGTGGTCGACGACGCGCTCACGATCGCGCGGCAGGGGGACAGCGCCGCGGTGGTGATCGACCTGATGACGACCCGCGCCAAGCTGGACGGCCTGACCGGTGATTACACCGGAGCGGTCGCCGGACTCGAGGCCAACCGGCAGAAGGCACGCGCCCACCACGACGTGCAGGGCGAGCTGCGGGCGCTGCACCAGCTGGCCGGGCTCCAGTCGCGCGCAGGGCAGCACCAGGCCGCCTACGACACCTATGCCCTCGCCACCCGGCGCGCGGACGAGGGTCACGCCTCCGGCGACACGCACGCCTTGTCCAGCCGCACCTTCGGCGCCGTGCTCGCCGCCAAACGCGGCGATTGGGCTGTGGCCAATGCCTTGCTGGAGCTGGACTTCCCGGTCTCGCCGATGTTCGAGGCCGGCTTCGACGTCGTCCGCATGCAGCTGGCCCTGATGCGCGGTGACACCGCCACCGCCCGCGCTGCCTTCCCGGCCGTGCGCGCGGTCTGGACGCAGGACATGTTCCTGCTGGTCAACGCGGGGCCCGCGATGGTCGAGGTGTTCGGCGCCGAGGGCGATCCCGCTGCCGCGGTGCGGATGTATGACGAGACCCTCGCCACCGCGCGCGACGTCTGGAAGCTGCACGTCTTCGACGCCCAGCTCCATCTGACGGCGGTGCTCCTGCAGGTGCTGGCCGACGTCGTCCGGGCAAACCCGGGCGCACGCTCCCAGTGGCAGCCGGCGGCGGACGCCGGTCTAGCGGTGCTGGAGGGCGTCGTGGCCGACCGTGGCACCGACCAGGTCCTCGGCCTGGAGTCCCGCGCCTGGCTGGCCCGCGCCCGCGCCGAGCTGCTGCGCTTCGCATGGGCCGGCGTCGGCGCGCCCGACGGTGCGCTGATCGACCAATTCCGCTCCGCTGCAGCACTTTTCGACGAGTGCGGCTTTCCCTACGACCGCGCCGCGTGCGAGATCCAGCTCGCGCGTGCGCTCTTCGCTGCGGGCGATCGCGCGCAGGCTCGCGACGTCGCGTCCCGGGTGGCCGACACCGGACGTGCGCTCGGGGCGCCCCAGGTGATCGCCGCGGCCCGCGTCGAGGTGAGCGGCCCGAGATCGGCGGCCGACGGAGCGCTCACCGGCCGCGAGGCCGAGGTGCTCCGGCTCGTCGCCGAGGGCCGGACCAACGGCCAGATCGCGGCGGAGCTCTTCATCAGCCCCAAGACCGCCAGCGTGCACGTCTCGAACATCCTCGCCAAGCTCGGTGCGGCGACCCGCACCGAGGCCGCGGACCTGGCACGACAGCAGGGTCTGCTGGGCTGA